One Engraulis encrasicolus isolate BLACKSEA-1 chromosome 5, IST_EnEncr_1.0, whole genome shotgun sequence DNA segment encodes these proteins:
- the LOC134448429 gene encoding uncharacterized protein LOC134448429, whose protein sequence is MEEQCTMGTIDEVDEQEEESTIDKEREEELARLKTRLMFTVKRRQEIISNQIFERRVALHRNVRHRRFLYHKYERMQKLNPAPPTISLLSSSESPCSDVSTVSSNNSHSDCPVQSDWWERVVLREFGPQEWLQRFHVTKDTFYLLCNTLKPQFSQSGLLMSPSKLTLPLDKRVAVALIRLATNMDYHLLRELFGESISTLSQCVREVCDAIIMLLKPLYMHHPGGQELAETARAFHMKWGFPHCVGVLDTLHIPIRSPPARSRDCWLRKDGGHSVVMQGVVNAQGCFWDVCVGFPGGTEDATVLQSSELWIMARDGGLSPQPPLMLMGQPVGYLLLGDEGYPLHNWLMKAYAPSPQLSTSQLNFNGHLNNCRATIDHAFRRLRGRWQCCHRRSETHLELVPMMALASCVLHNVCEMHGDPFRDEWLEEVRQLECPQPIMGSPAYMDDPNAEQVRGLLCSYFQMQQQQGKMPPLEPEALVVGGVAFPPHSYGAPPPPAHGGMLNLS, encoded by the exons ATGGAGGAACAATGCACAATGGGCACAATTGACGAAGTCGACGAACAGGAGGAGGAAAGTACAATTGAcaaggaaagggaggaggagctCGCGAGGCTAAAGACGAGGTTGATGTTTACTGTTAAGAGGCGACAAGAAATAATCAGCAATCAGATTTTTGAACGGCGCGTAGCACTCCATAGAAATGTCCGACATCGAAGATTTCTCTACCATAAATATGAGCGGATGCAAAAG CTCAACCCAGCTCCACCTACAATCTCCCTCCTGTCGTCATCGGAGAGCCCGTGCAGCGATGTGTCCACCGTGTCCAGCAACAACAGCCACAGCGACTGCCCCGTCCAGTCGGACTGGTGGGAGCGCGTGGTCCTCCGGGAGTTCGGCCCGCAGGAGTGGCTGCAGCGCTTCCACGTCACCAAGGACACCTTCTACCTGCTCTGCAACACGCTCAAGCCCCAGTTCTCCCAGTCGGGCCTGCTCATGAGCCCCAGCAAGCTCACGCTGCCGCTGGACAAGCGCGTGGCCGTGGCCCTCATTCGGCTGGCCACCAACATGGACTACCACCTGCTGCGCGAGCTGTTCGGCGAGAGCATCTCCACGCTCAGCCAGTGCGTGCGCGAGGTGTGCGACGCCATCATCATGCTGCTCAAGCCGCTCTACATGCACCACCCCGGCGGGCAGGAGCTGGCCGAGACAGCGCGCGCCTTCCACATGAAGTGGGGCTTCCCGCACTGCGTGGGCGTCCTGGACACCCTGCACATCCCCATCCGCTCGCCGCCGGCGCGCTCGCGCGACTGCTGGCTGCGCAAGGACGGCGGCCACTCGGTGGTCATGCAGGGCGTGGTCAACGCCCAGGGCTGCTTCTGGGACGTCTGCGTGGGCTTCCCCGGCGGCACGGAGGACGCCACGGTGCTGCAGAGCTCGGAGCTGTGGATCATGGCCCGCGACGGGGGGCTCTCGCCCCAGCCGCCCCTGATGCTCATGGGCCAGCCGGTGGGCTACCTCCTGCTGGGCGACGAGGGATACCCTTTACACAACTGGCTGATGAAGGCCTACGCGCCCTCGCCGCAGCTCTCCACCTCGCAGCTCAACTTCAACGGGCACCTGAACAACTGCCGCGCCACCATCGACCACGCCTTCCGGCGCCTGCGCGGCCGCTGGCAGTGCTGCCACCGGCGCAGCGAGACCCACCTGGAGCTGGTGCCCATGATGGCGCTGGCCAGCTGCGTGCTGCACAACGTCTGCGAGATGCACGGCGACCCCTTCCGCGACGAGTGGCTGGAGGAGGTGCGCCAGCTGGAGTGCCCGCAGCCCATCATGGGCTCGCCCGCCTACATGGACGACCCCAACGCCGAGCAGGTGCGCGGGCTCCT